In Balaenoptera musculus isolate JJ_BM4_2016_0621 chromosome 17, mBalMus1.pri.v3, whole genome shotgun sequence, a genomic segment contains:
- the ZNF706 gene encoding zinc finger protein 706, with amino-acid sequence MARGQQKIQSQQKNAKKQAGQKKKQGHDQKAAAKAALIYTCTVCRTQMPDPKTFKQHFESKHPKTPLPPELADVQA; translated from the exons ATGGCTCGTGGACAGCAGAAGATTCAGTCTCAGCAGAAAAATGCCAAAAAGCAAGCtggacaaaagaagaaacaaggacATGATCAAAAGGCTGCTGCCAAAGCTGCCTTAATATATACCTGCACTGTCTGTAGG acacAAATGCCAGACCCTAAGACCTTCAAGCAGCACTTTGAGAGCAAGCATCCTAAGACTCCACTTCCTCCAGAATTAGCTGATGTTCAGGCATAA